In one Aphelocoma coerulescens isolate FSJ_1873_10779 chromosome 20, UR_Acoe_1.0, whole genome shotgun sequence genomic region, the following are encoded:
- the GMEB2 gene encoding glucocorticoid modulatory element-binding protein 2 isoform X2 yields MLGCPSSPSTAPLLLVTDGSPAPATMATPDVSVHMEEVVVVTTPDGAVDGGGMEEVKTVLVTTNLSQHGGDINEDTLETENAAAAAAAAFTASTDLKEAVLVKMAEDEDSLEAEIVYPITCGDSKANLIWRKFVCPGINVKCVQFHDHLISPKEFVHLAGKSTLKDWKRAIRMNGIMLRKIMDSGELDFYQHTKVCSNTCRSTKIDLTGARVSLTSQTSTEYIPLTPASADVNGSPATITIETCEDASDWSTSIGEDTFAFWQGLKDSGLLEEVIHEFHQELVETMKGLQQRAQDPPLQLGDAVLLNNVVQNFGMLDLVKKVLASHKCQMDRSREQYTRDLAALEQQCDEHRKRAKELKHKSQHLNNVLMTLTPVSVPTPLKRPRLTRATSGPAAITSQVLSQPAQLAVTPGVPVSQIANLPLGKVVSALPPSVMGKTPAQPPAASSPASPLLGGYTVLASAGSTFPGTVEIHPDASNLTVLSTAAVQDGSTVVKVVSPFQLLTLPGLGTTIQNVTQIAPSGSTVVTVPSGATEAAGDEHAAAAIEVTAVADEAEQK; encoded by the exons ATGCTGGGCTGCCCCTCGTCCCCCTCCACTGCCCCACTGCTG CTGGTGACCGACGGCTCTCCCGCTCCTGCCACGATGGCGACGCCGGACGTCAGCGTCCAcatggaggaggtggtggtggtcACCACGCCGGACGGTGCGGTGGATGGCGGCGGCATGGAGGAGGTGAAGACAGTGCTGGTCACCACCAACCTGTCCCAGCATGG CGGTGACATCAACGAAGACACTCTGGAGACTGaaaatgcagctgctgcagctgctgccgccTTCACAGCCTCCACAGACCTGAAGGAAGCGGTTCTAG TGAAGATGGCTGAAGATGAGGACAGTTTGGAGGCAGAGATTGTGTACCCCATCACCTGCGGGGACAGCAAAGCCAACCTCATCTGGAGGAAGTTTGTGTGCCCTGGGATCAATGTGAAGTGTGTGCAG TTTCATGATCACCTAATCAGCCCCAAGGAGTTTGTCCACCTGGCAGGCAAGTCGACCTTGAAGGATTGGAAGCGGGCGATCCGGATGAACGGGATCATGCTCCG GAAGATCATGGACTCAGGAGAGCTGGATTTCTACCAGCACACAAAGGTCTGTTCCAACACCTGCCGGAGCACCAAAATTGACCTGACTGGAGCCAGAGTGTCCCTGACCAGCCAGACATCGACAGAGTACATCCCTCTGACTCCCGCCTCTGCCGATG TGAACGGATCCCCAGCTACAATAACCATAGAAACATGTGAGGATGCCAGCGATTGGAGCACCAGCATTGGAG agGACACCTTTGCTTTCTGGCAAGGTCTGAAGGACAGTGGTCTCCTGGAAGAAGTGATCCATGAGTTCCATCAGGAGCTGGTGGAGACCATGAAGGGCTTGCAGCAGCGAGCACAGGATCCCCCGCTGCAGCTCGGGG ATGCTGTTTTACTCAACAACGTAGTCCAGAACTTTGGGATGCTGGATCTGGTCAAGAAGGTCCTGGCCAGCCACAAATGCCAGATGGATCGCTCAAGGGAGCAGTACACACGGGATTTGGCAG ctctggagcagcagtGTGATGAGCACCGCAAGCGAGCGAAGGAGCTGAAGCACAAATCGCAGCATCTCAACAATGTCCTGATGACCCTCACACCCGTCTCCGTTCCCACACCTCTGAAACGCCCCAGGCTGACCAGGGCCACCTCCGGACCAGCTGCCATCACCTCCCAAGTCCTGTCCCAGCCGGCGCAGCTCGCTGTCACCCCCGGCGTGCCAGTCTCCCAGATTGCCAACCTCCCTCTTGGCAAAGTGGTCTCAGCCCTCCCGCCTTCGGTGATGGGGAagaccccagcccagccccccgcCGCCAGCTCCCCGGCTTCCCCTCTGCTGGGGGGGTACACGGTGCTGGCATCTGCTGGCTCCACCTTCCCCGGCACGGTGGAGATCCACCCGGACGCTTCCAACCTGACGGTGCTGAGCACGGCTGCGGTCCAGGACGGCAGCACGGTGGTGAAGGTGGTGagccccttccagctcctgaCGCTGCCAGGACTTGGCACGACCATCCAGAATGTGACACAAATAGCTCCCAGTGGGAGCACGGTCGTGACTGTCCCGTCCGGTGCCACTGAGGCCGCCGGGGACGAGCATGCTGCCGCCGCCATCGAGGTGACTGCAGTGGCTGATGAGGCGGAGCAGAAGTGA
- the GMEB2 gene encoding glucocorticoid modulatory element-binding protein 2 isoform X3 codes for MATPDVSVHMEEVVVVTTPDGAVDGGGMEEVKTVLVTTNLSQHGGDINEDTLETENAAAAAAAAFTASTDLKEAVLEVKMAEDEDSLEAEIVYPITCGDSKANLIWRKFVCPGINVKCVQFHDHLISPKEFVHLAGKSTLKDWKRAIRMNGIMLRKIMDSGELDFYQHTKVCSNTCRSTKIDLTGARVSLTSQTSTEYIPLTPASADVNGSPATITIETCEDASDWSTSIGEDTFAFWQGLKDSGLLEEVIHEFHQELVETMKGLQQRAQDPPLQLGDAVLLNNVVQNFGMLDLVKKVLASHKCQMDRSREQYTRDLAALEQQCDEHRKRAKELKHKSQHLNNVLMTLTPVSVPTPLKRPRLTRATSGPAAITSQVLSQPAQLAVTPGVPVSQIANLPLGKVVSALPPSVMGKTPAQPPAASSPASPLLGGYTVLASAGSTFPGTVEIHPDASNLTVLSTAAVQDGSTVVKVVSPFQLLTLPGLGTTIQNVTQIAPSGSTVVTVPSGATEAAGDEHAAAAIEVTAVADEAEQK; via the exons ATGGCGACGCCGGACGTCAGCGTCCAcatggaggaggtggtggtggtcACCACGCCGGACGGTGCGGTGGATGGCGGCGGCATGGAGGAGGTGAAGACAGTGCTGGTCACCACCAACCTGTCCCAGCATGG CGGTGACATCAACGAAGACACTCTGGAGACTGaaaatgcagctgctgcagctgctgccgccTTCACAGCCTCCACAGACCTGAAGGAAGCGGTTCTAG AAGTGAAGATGGCTGAAGATGAGGACAGTTTGGAGGCAGAGATTGTGTACCCCATCACCTGCGGGGACAGCAAAGCCAACCTCATCTGGAGGAAGTTTGTGTGCCCTGGGATCAATGTGAAGTGTGTGCAG TTTCATGATCACCTAATCAGCCCCAAGGAGTTTGTCCACCTGGCAGGCAAGTCGACCTTGAAGGATTGGAAGCGGGCGATCCGGATGAACGGGATCATGCTCCG GAAGATCATGGACTCAGGAGAGCTGGATTTCTACCAGCACACAAAGGTCTGTTCCAACACCTGCCGGAGCACCAAAATTGACCTGACTGGAGCCAGAGTGTCCCTGACCAGCCAGACATCGACAGAGTACATCCCTCTGACTCCCGCCTCTGCCGATG TGAACGGATCCCCAGCTACAATAACCATAGAAACATGTGAGGATGCCAGCGATTGGAGCACCAGCATTGGAG agGACACCTTTGCTTTCTGGCAAGGTCTGAAGGACAGTGGTCTCCTGGAAGAAGTGATCCATGAGTTCCATCAGGAGCTGGTGGAGACCATGAAGGGCTTGCAGCAGCGAGCACAGGATCCCCCGCTGCAGCTCGGGG ATGCTGTTTTACTCAACAACGTAGTCCAGAACTTTGGGATGCTGGATCTGGTCAAGAAGGTCCTGGCCAGCCACAAATGCCAGATGGATCGCTCAAGGGAGCAGTACACACGGGATTTGGCAG ctctggagcagcagtGTGATGAGCACCGCAAGCGAGCGAAGGAGCTGAAGCACAAATCGCAGCATCTCAACAATGTCCTGATGACCCTCACACCCGTCTCCGTTCCCACACCTCTGAAACGCCCCAGGCTGACCAGGGCCACCTCCGGACCAGCTGCCATCACCTCCCAAGTCCTGTCCCAGCCGGCGCAGCTCGCTGTCACCCCCGGCGTGCCAGTCTCCCAGATTGCCAACCTCCCTCTTGGCAAAGTGGTCTCAGCCCTCCCGCCTTCGGTGATGGGGAagaccccagcccagccccccgcCGCCAGCTCCCCGGCTTCCCCTCTGCTGGGGGGGTACACGGTGCTGGCATCTGCTGGCTCCACCTTCCCCGGCACGGTGGAGATCCACCCGGACGCTTCCAACCTGACGGTGCTGAGCACGGCTGCGGTCCAGGACGGCAGCACGGTGGTGAAGGTGGTGagccccttccagctcctgaCGCTGCCAGGACTTGGCACGACCATCCAGAATGTGACACAAATAGCTCCCAGTGGGAGCACGGTCGTGACTGTCCCGTCCGGTGCCACTGAGGCCGCCGGGGACGAGCATGCTGCCGCCGCCATCGAGGTGACTGCAGTGGCTGATGAGGCGGAGCAGAAGTGA
- the GMEB2 gene encoding glucocorticoid modulatory element-binding protein 2 isoform X1, whose translation MLGCPSSPSTAPLLLVTDGSPAPATMATPDVSVHMEEVVVVTTPDGAVDGGGMEEVKTVLVTTNLSQHGGDINEDTLETENAAAAAAAAFTASTDLKEAVLEVKMAEDEDSLEAEIVYPITCGDSKANLIWRKFVCPGINVKCVQFHDHLISPKEFVHLAGKSTLKDWKRAIRMNGIMLRKIMDSGELDFYQHTKVCSNTCRSTKIDLTGARVSLTSQTSTEYIPLTPASADVNGSPATITIETCEDASDWSTSIGEDTFAFWQGLKDSGLLEEVIHEFHQELVETMKGLQQRAQDPPLQLGDAVLLNNVVQNFGMLDLVKKVLASHKCQMDRSREQYTRDLAALEQQCDEHRKRAKELKHKSQHLNNVLMTLTPVSVPTPLKRPRLTRATSGPAAITSQVLSQPAQLAVTPGVPVSQIANLPLGKVVSALPPSVMGKTPAQPPAASSPASPLLGGYTVLASAGSTFPGTVEIHPDASNLTVLSTAAVQDGSTVVKVVSPFQLLTLPGLGTTIQNVTQIAPSGSTVVTVPSGATEAAGDEHAAAAIEVTAVADEAEQK comes from the exons ATGCTGGGCTGCCCCTCGTCCCCCTCCACTGCCCCACTGCTG CTGGTGACCGACGGCTCTCCCGCTCCTGCCACGATGGCGACGCCGGACGTCAGCGTCCAcatggaggaggtggtggtggtcACCACGCCGGACGGTGCGGTGGATGGCGGCGGCATGGAGGAGGTGAAGACAGTGCTGGTCACCACCAACCTGTCCCAGCATGG CGGTGACATCAACGAAGACACTCTGGAGACTGaaaatgcagctgctgcagctgctgccgccTTCACAGCCTCCACAGACCTGAAGGAAGCGGTTCTAG AAGTGAAGATGGCTGAAGATGAGGACAGTTTGGAGGCAGAGATTGTGTACCCCATCACCTGCGGGGACAGCAAAGCCAACCTCATCTGGAGGAAGTTTGTGTGCCCTGGGATCAATGTGAAGTGTGTGCAG TTTCATGATCACCTAATCAGCCCCAAGGAGTTTGTCCACCTGGCAGGCAAGTCGACCTTGAAGGATTGGAAGCGGGCGATCCGGATGAACGGGATCATGCTCCG GAAGATCATGGACTCAGGAGAGCTGGATTTCTACCAGCACACAAAGGTCTGTTCCAACACCTGCCGGAGCACCAAAATTGACCTGACTGGAGCCAGAGTGTCCCTGACCAGCCAGACATCGACAGAGTACATCCCTCTGACTCCCGCCTCTGCCGATG TGAACGGATCCCCAGCTACAATAACCATAGAAACATGTGAGGATGCCAGCGATTGGAGCACCAGCATTGGAG agGACACCTTTGCTTTCTGGCAAGGTCTGAAGGACAGTGGTCTCCTGGAAGAAGTGATCCATGAGTTCCATCAGGAGCTGGTGGAGACCATGAAGGGCTTGCAGCAGCGAGCACAGGATCCCCCGCTGCAGCTCGGGG ATGCTGTTTTACTCAACAACGTAGTCCAGAACTTTGGGATGCTGGATCTGGTCAAGAAGGTCCTGGCCAGCCACAAATGCCAGATGGATCGCTCAAGGGAGCAGTACACACGGGATTTGGCAG ctctggagcagcagtGTGATGAGCACCGCAAGCGAGCGAAGGAGCTGAAGCACAAATCGCAGCATCTCAACAATGTCCTGATGACCCTCACACCCGTCTCCGTTCCCACACCTCTGAAACGCCCCAGGCTGACCAGGGCCACCTCCGGACCAGCTGCCATCACCTCCCAAGTCCTGTCCCAGCCGGCGCAGCTCGCTGTCACCCCCGGCGTGCCAGTCTCCCAGATTGCCAACCTCCCTCTTGGCAAAGTGGTCTCAGCCCTCCCGCCTTCGGTGATGGGGAagaccccagcccagccccccgcCGCCAGCTCCCCGGCTTCCCCTCTGCTGGGGGGGTACACGGTGCTGGCATCTGCTGGCTCCACCTTCCCCGGCACGGTGGAGATCCACCCGGACGCTTCCAACCTGACGGTGCTGAGCACGGCTGCGGTCCAGGACGGCAGCACGGTGGTGAAGGTGGTGagccccttccagctcctgaCGCTGCCAGGACTTGGCACGACCATCCAGAATGTGACACAAATAGCTCCCAGTGGGAGCACGGTCGTGACTGTCCCGTCCGGTGCCACTGAGGCCGCCGGGGACGAGCATGCTGCCGCCGCCATCGAGGTGACTGCAGTGGCTGATGAGGCGGAGCAGAAGTGA